From the Flavobacteriales bacterium genome, one window contains:
- the ssb gene encoding single-stranded DNA-binding protein — RNKVNLIGRLGMNPEVRTLSSGKVMARFSIATTDTYKNEKGERMTETQWHNVIAWGSPARIIEKYVKKGQEIAVEGKLTSRNYEDKNGVKRSVSEVVVSDILLLGNTKEKN; from the coding sequence AGAAACAAAGTAAATTTAATTGGCCGCCTGGGAATGAACCCGGAGGTCCGTACGCTATCATCAGGTAAAGTAATGGCTCGATTTTCGATTGCCACCACCGATACGTACAAAAACGAAAAGGGTGAACGTATGACCGAAACACAATGGCATAACGTCATCGCCTGGGGTAGTCCAGCCCGGATTATCGAAAAATATGTAAAAAAAGGTCAAGAGATAGCCGTAGAGGGTAAGCTGACTTCCAGGAATTACGAGGATAAGAATGGCGTGAAACGCTCCGTTTCAGAGGTTGTGGTAAGCGACATTCTTCTTTTAGGGAATACCAAAGAGAAAAACTAA